TTCGGTATGTGTTTTGTTCTCTGTGAATATTTGAGTATTGTGGTTGTGATATGCAGGCGTTCCTGGGAATCttctttgaaaaaactttcGGCAATATTTGAATTCGAtgtcacaataataaaaaggtTTTTGATCGTTTAATGTGCGAATCCGTCAGGTGTTGGGATTGAATCGTTTTCTTGTAAAAGTATCTGCAGCAGTGTTTGTCGCATTATGCATGATGGTTGCGTGGGTCCAGTCCTGCCCTCGCATCGATCGGCCTCGTCAGGCAACGCCATCTAGCCCCCATTGCTCACTTCGTTACCCCTTTTCTCACAGTCTGGTGCACCGATGATCGTGGGCCGAGTATTTGCAAGCTATCGGGTTACGGGCCCTTAATACCGCCATCCAGGACGCTTTTACGATGTGACTCCGGAGGCAAAAGGACCTCCTCCATATCTGAAATATCATATCGGGGCCGCTATTCCCGTCACGCACACTCACGAACTCGCCCTCGGATGTTTATTGTATCAATTTCACGTAAGCCGCGCTCTCTCGCCACCGACCTGCCGACTGCTTTATGGAGATGGCCGGCTTCTATTCAGCCTGACCGAAAATAATTAGGcgtaattaaatgaattattcAACGTGGTCGAGCTGAATTATTCGATACGTCAAGGTGCAATTAATACGCCGAATTTATCCACCAGACACTCACGGTTCATTTCGACTTTAAATACGCCGGGATGAATTATTCACCAGGCGCTTACCTACGGAGATAAAGCGAATAACTTTGACTACCTAAGTAGATATTGATTCCGAAACTCCATACACTGTAAATATCCAATTCGACCGACCCAGGGCCCTACTTTCGGACCCTTGCTCTAATACGTTTAGGGAAATTTCGATAATTTCATTCGGGGGAATTGGGCTCGAGATAGCcgagttttttctttttgttttgtacacGAGGCACGTTCTTCTCGTGTCTATAAGTGCCTCATTTATGGTCTCATCCGTTTTGGACAATTTGTGACGCTCGGTTAAGTGGTCGCTTCAGAAGTTTGTTTTCTTGTTGACAAAGTATACACGTCCTTCGTCCCCCCGTGTAACCAATACACACaacgaaaattattaaactattTGACACTCTTAAAACTTGCAACCTTttctaaataaacaaaataatcaatCTCTAAGATCTATCATTACTCCTAATTTCAAACTACGGGTACATTTCTAACGTAACTACTCATAttataaaatcattaaatgtaaaattaaacATAAGCCGAGCAAATGGTTCGGTTTAATGATGTGTGCTTCGGCTTGAGACGAGTAGCTTTACAAACGTTTATTTGagcatattttatttacaatttggcccgaataaataatttaaacttagcctgtttaaaaaattgattttccgCGTAATTATCTGCGCCCAGATGTGCTGGAACGTCTTAGCTTTCACGTCTGGCAGTTAACTTTAATTTGCGATTAAAATTCATAAGTATAGTTTCGGAACTACAATAATCTATAATTAGAATTAAGTATTTAGAGTGAATTCCGGAATAGTGTCAAGAATGTGATTTATGACTTCTTAAAATTACATGATATGATAAGTATAAGTTTATAGCACAGTTATCAAGCTGTCACATGCGCGCAAGTGGgtaatttttcttcatttaCATAAGTGCTAATTGCAGTCTTTGCTCGGCTCGTTACTGTATCGAGCGAAATGTTTCCCTgtgagaaaaaattataattagatCTGGGTATCGACAACATATTTCCccagataaattttaatattggcATCCGCAAATGAAAAATCACTGGTCGGAACTAGCGAGATATGAAGCCCCAATCTATCACTGTCAATGTTTTTGAAGTTTATCAGTCATGTTTCCGCATCTAACATTTCGCGTTATTACATCCATTAATATCCCATTTAAACAAACGGAAAAAACGCCCCTAATTGGTCTAATTTAGACTCTTTCTGAGTTTCCGGGAGCGCTGCCGGTAATAAAATCGGGTAAAAACGGCCGCTGGTGAAGCTTTCCATCGGGCCGGGGCAACGAATAACGATAAAAACGTCGGTTTCGACGTGATGTTTGTGTTTCGTGTCCGCATCATTAACTCTGAATTATTATTACCGAAGGGTTTGTTTCCTACGCAATTACCCCCGGTCGCGATTTACCGCTTTACTCCTTGCGTTTTGCAATTAGCACCGCAAAAACACCCCAGGTTCAGCCGATAATCACCGAAACTCCAGAGATAAGCGCGAGCCGGCCGTCCTGCAATATTTCAAGCGAGATTTTTCCCGATCGCGAAATAACAGTAATTGAAAAGTCGGGAAATTTACTTATTTCCAGCGAGCAACAAAACGCCGGAGTTAATGTTATTGCTTTCACAAGTTCGGTTCGAGTTTATCTATCTTCAATGAGTAATGACCGGGTGTAAACTTGCTGAAATGGGGATACAGTGACAAGTATTGTTGCGAAATGAAATTTCAGGTGGGTGTAGGGGCACAAAGCGGTGATTTCAACAATAACTGCATAATTCTGCTAAGTGTCAGATAAGGCATGTCTCAAACTTGGACAGACCACGTCTAATTACAACGGGCTGAGGGCTTACAACTGCGGTCCACTAACGATCGGCTCCGCCAAGTTTCAACAAGTCGGCCGAAGGCCACCAAGGAAACGCAAACAATTTTcccaaaattcacaaaaaataccATTGATtatgttttgcaaaaaaaaatttaaaaatttcagacaATGTCCAACCGGAATTTTATGAAGGTTTTCGTCataaattggaaataaaatacaaatatttagtgaaaaaattttatttaaataaaatatgggGCGCAATGTCCCGAATAAATGTCTATAGTTTCGAATTCAACagccacattttttataaaataatattttatttgggATGAAAAACGACGCAGATTTGTTTTGTTGGCAATAGGAATGTCACAAATCATATTGCCCGCAAAATTgccattaaataaataaattactaatCCGGTAAATAAAATGGAAACAGTTTTATTGCGACATGACAAATATTCCTCGTATGAATGCGGCATTAAGGTGGGCATGAGTGGAATTTTCCCACTTTGGGGGCAAAAATTAGTCGGTGATCGATCATCCCGTAATTGGAGAGTTGCATGTGCATCGGAATTATCAGCGAGGGGTGTAATTCGTGTACAGCGGGGTTGATTCAGGCCCGTCCTAAGCGGCTTATGCACCGAGATAAGTGTAGTGGACTATATTGCGGCGAGGCGACATTTATGGCAGGGGGTGCAAAAAGAAACAGGCGATAGGGCCGCTGCAGTTTGATATATGGCAGAGCCGGATTTAGGTGGGGGCGACCGCCGCAGGCGTTTAATATATATCATAGCACCTAGAcgtgaaatttgaaaatttcagcTCGAGGGAGCCCAAGGCCAATTAGTGTAATGCGCTCTcgggtatttttaatttgcggATAACGCCGAAATATGCAAATGCCCAAAGATTGCGCCAAGTTTGAGAAATTgcgcaaaaatttatttctgacTCATGGGCTTATCTCGCTGATAAAGAGATTGCTAAATGCTATTACCAATCACCAAATTTAGTTGCTTGACAAAGGAGTTTACCGAAAATTTGTTCACACGGCTTTCGCCGgaaacgaaaataataaagatttttCACTCACCGCGAGGATGATGTTCGTGAAGAGAATCACATATTTGATGACAAGAATTTGATTTTCCAACTTGAGAACGTTTCCTTCACCTTCACCGTCACCTTTTCCAGCCATTTCGCACCGAAAACAGACAAAAGGGCCACTAAGACACTACCTCGTTTATTGTTTCGTCGATAGAAAACACTACAATGAACCTTTCTGGGTTAATCGCATCACGCCTATTTGCTCTCTGATAAGATATTTTATCACAATTCAAACAAAATACCTGAATCACTTGCTCTAGTACGGAGAAACTTTGtgatgaattatttttatatcgtCTGTCAGTATTTGGATAAGGAGAGATAAGTTGTGATCAAGGAAAGACAAGTGGAGGAGATTTccgcaaaaatatttggttatttttgttgtagttttacgaataattcataaattttgttCCTCCATCTGTAAAATCGGACTTGTGTACTCAAGTTGCagtttttaatcacaagattttaaatttaaaacttaattaaaaagttaaaaattttagtaagtaaatcatcttttaattttatttggaatttttggTACGGTgtgttcaaaaagtctttagatcagctcttgctgtggaatttagattgacagatttttattgtctttgacAGATTATCGTTTTATTCTGTATTTTCGTATGTAATAatagttgatctaaagacttatTGACAatgatttatcaaaaattattcctCTATGTGAAAAGGGGGAAAAAGGCGCCTTATTAATATCGATTTTCTGTCTCGTAGATCACGGAATACTTTAGATATCCGATGGTGGCGACCCCTATTACGAAGGGCTCATCCCCTCGCGTTATGACTGTCACATATGAATAAAGCTATTCTCAGTTGAAAAGCCCGacaagcaataaaaatttttcgagCACATTATTCGATATCCCATTAAGATAATGATTAGTTTTGATTTGAAAGGGCTTTTCGCTAATGGAAAACATCCTCATGCAATCCGGCTTTAATCCCGTGTATTGCAGCAGTAAAAATTCGATAACGAagtgaaacaataattttaataggtTTCTCCCGGTTCCGCaaattgatttaataaaattcgcCAAAGTTGCCGAATTATGTAAAGCCAAATCCGGCTCGGTCCTGACAAAAGTTTTGTTTGGCTTGATCTTAATCTGAATGTAAAAGGAGTTTATGAGTCGGTCGCTCTATATTCGAGTCACATCCGAGAAACTCGCCTCTCTTTGTATTGAAAAGGGTTTTTCTCGTTAGAccgtaattaaaataaatctacCGCCTAGAAATCCCAAGTTTTGAACGAGCTGCCAAATAACGCCTCTAATAACTCGGCCAACTTTTTCCCTAGCCGAAGATGGtgaagtttaaaaattaagtaatttgCCTCGAACCGTCTGTTTTCCGGGCTTTCAACTTTTTGTTCAACTGACAATGAAATTAAATCTATTGATTGAAAAAGTTTCAGGATCTTTGCTCCGGGAAAAATCACGCGCTCGCATGTAAAATATTTCAGTCTGCGACGATGGAAATGACGCCGAACCGCATCCGGACCACAACTCGCTCAATtctatttttccaaataaaacaGGGCGGGGTTAATGTGTTTCTACGTTTAGCTCACAATTGATACTAATAGTGCTTGATGAAAAGCGAGTTTGGGTAAATTGTccattttaattcaaatgcCGGTTTTATTGACAGCTGGAAAGGGGCCCCGAAATGACATTTCGCTATTCAATATGTAACAGCGAAACGTTTGTGTACAGATCaaaacaaatcaattttttaacaatattaaaccTTTATTCAACTCagacaaaaattacatttgacAAAGCGCAAAAcacatcttaaaaaaataaacgaaacagGGCCAAAAGCCCGGGAGCCGCCAAAACAAAAGCATTAAACCCCACTCCTAGGCCCCCATTGCACAAATCCGAACTACAGGTCCAGCATTTTTTGCTCTCCGAATTTTGGCAGAGGGACTCAACCTCGAGACATCCCTTCAAGGTAGTGCCGCCTTTTGTATCTGAGAACAACTAccgtaaaatatttatttatgaatcGACGTTTGTACCTTTGGCAGTGAAGCATTTGGCATCGCCTTTAATGCAAGGTACTTCGATTTGAAACTTTTTGTCGCAATTTCCTCCAAGTTTTCCGCATCCGTAACACTTTTTTGCACCTTCGGCCAAATCTGCAATCCCAATTACATTATTTCGAGTTCATTCTCACCACAAATATTTACCAAGCTGGCCAATCACTAGGATTGATGCAAATGCGAGAATTACGATTCGATTCATGTCAGTTCGActtttcagaaatattttttgatagtTGTGTAAATGACAGACAGTGCAGAtgctattttcaaaattttatgtttttgcgCTCTTGGCTTTGAGTTTTTTACGTACTTACAACTATTTATGTCCCGTAgatagtttatttaaaacgagtgattatAGATTCTTCAAATAGTGTCGAAAAATGCTGGAAATGTAAGTCTTGGAGAGGCGACTgtcttctacaaaaaaatgtgatagTACAGTTTTGTGAAAACAGTACTAAATGTTTGACCATTAAAAGCAAGTTTGGACAATATAAATTCACACTGGTTTGATGAATTGTTATTATAGTGAACTTTCTTCATGGTAATACGCGAAGATGTCAACGAAATGAAGACGACTGCAAAAATAGCAGCTTTAGTACTTGTTATTCGTGTAACGAAAATTTGTGCAACAGTAATGGATGTGAATATGTTTCTTctagtaagttttttttaatattaggGTTTTTCATGGTgctgttaaaatgtttattataaaaacgtacttttgtgtaataaatacaataaacaagttgagtttattttttattaacttgattttttttggttaattttggtTAAACACACTAATAATATtgtaataaacaatattttgtttcattttactgTCTCTGACAaacttttacaataatttgaaaagaattctcccggcgcatccaccatttttgactaCTCATTTTACGGATTAAATGAATGTGTCTCAGGGCAtatgtttttattgaaactttGTGCAAGATTATTTTGTTTGGCACGTTCTTGCCGCTTCCAGCTCGGCCAAACATCAGGAAACGTCACTTCCGTTGTCGAAaactttttcaatatttacatCTCTCGTCCTCTTCGGAATAGTACGTCATAGCTGTAAATTTGGTCAAAGTTTTGCGTCGATAAGATATTGTTTCAAGAGAGTCGTAAATTCGTATCTTGTGACTTTTTCGCGTTGTTGTACCTTGATAGAGTGCCGATGAGGTCCATTTATAAATCGTGGTATTTTTGAATCGATTCGAATCACGTTTCGCACCTGTGTCGATCCTTGCAAGCGTCACGTTCTGTTTTCTTAATTGAGATGTTGAGTTATAACAAGCGGAATTGTAAGCGTTGTGATTAGGATCAAGGGATGAGAAAGTTGGACgtgatatttttattggagCAATTTGCGTGTTTGTTGAAAGTCGGGGCGTTTTACATAAAAGTACAGCAATAAGAGGAGAGGAAAAAGTTTGTCCATTCCGGAGACGTTCAGGAATTAATACGCGAAAGTTGGATAGTAGATAAGGGAGTCTATCGAGACATTACCCGCGGGCTAACTGAAATAATCCCGACTCTGATATTTTGGAATTCGCATCGAGACCGGGAATTTCCCACCGCGTGcgcaaataaacatttgtttTATATACGTTCCCTTAAATCAGTTGTGATTTTTATCGGGGAAACTTTCgagcattaaaaaattgccgagcgaatttttttgtttgtttatcaGACCGATGCTATTGATTGAGTCGAGTAGCGAAAGAGCAGTTCGAGAATAATGAGATGGCTTGAGGGGGAACATTACCGACGAAAACTGTCGCATTCTTGATTTCGTCGACTCTCTTATTCTTATCTAGTCGCACAGATAAGCGCCGAGATTCCCCTATTGATTTCTCTGATACAACCAACCTGCTAAATCGCACAATTTTAAACTTCGTTACTCTCGTAATGACCCACATTCATTTTACGATcgcataaacatttttaacaggAATTTATTACGGCGAGTTTGCAAAGAACGCTTCTAATTAGAAATcgaaactgcttactttacgcgaaaatttttacatttattgcAGAAAGGAATCTTTTAATGAATAGTTGGAAATCGACTCCCGtgctttattaaattctccaCTACTATCatgcacaaaataaaatcaagaCGGGAATTCCCtcgcattatttttattacgacGTGATTGCAGCAGCAAATTCCCCGCTGCTTGAGATGACTTtgagatattttctgtttactcaCTGGCACAAAGCTCGTTCCAATAATCtagtaattagtaataaatgtATCATGTTATGTTTCCAAGTTCGGGAAAGGCTCATCTGTGTGcatagttaaaaaatgaaaagtcTAGACAAAAAACAGTTGCATTAACGTAATAATAGTAACCTGGAAAATTAATACGTAAATGGAAATCTGAAAATAGCCTCGTTAGCACGGCTCAAGTTCATTACAGCCCAACATCGAATCTtgtaaaaaacgcaaataaataaaaacgccGGCTTATTTCGTAAATTTTATTGTCCATCTTtacaatataaaaatacactcctaattaaaatatttacaagtaGTGGTAAATGCACATGAAGATTATAAATACCGCCTCAGTCCTCACCGATTTCCCTCacatttatttacacaaaacTGTACAAGGATCGTCCACCGCGACCGCACGTCACTCAGCCCACGAAGGGATATCCGGGATAGGGCGCCGGGAAGAATCCCGGGAAAGCCGTGGGTTGTACGGGCACCGACGCCGTCATATACGTCGTTACCAAGCTGGGTACGACTTTCGTGGAGAAAATCGTCGTATAAGCCGTCTTAGCCCCGAAAGTCAGCTTGAGCACCTTGCTATCAGTTTGCGTAACCAAAGTGCTTTGGACCACGGGCGACGAAGTGACGGCGAATTGAGCCGCGGGAAACAGGGGATTCACCGGAGGGATCGGCGGGATTGGCAGCGCCGGGGGCGCCAGGGTGCTCGTCCCGAACTCGAAATCCGTCTTCGTTACGGTCCCCAGGACCTTGGAGAGCGTGCTCAAGACGGTGTTTCCCCCGTTGACGATCGGAATAACGTGGGATTCGTAGACGGTTTCAATTTTGAGGACTGGCTTCGAGGTCGTGATGACCTGGCCTTGGGCCGCCGCCGGGTTCAAGAGCCTCAAAAGCGCCAATTGTTGCAGCTGGTCGGGGTTCAAGGCCGGGGTTTGGGGTTCGCTCAAAACCGGTTTCGATTTTCCCGTTTTCGCTTTCTGGATTTCCGGAAGTTTGGATTTGTCGACGTCGGAAATATCAAAATCGGATCCAACTTTAGCCAAATCCAGATCCGGGGGGAAACTCCTTTTCAATTGTCCTTCATCGTCCTGATCGTTTTGGTCGCCAAACTCCAACTCTAAGTGGAGCTCTGACCCCGCCTCATCCAAATGACTGTTGAACTCTTTCAGAGTTTTGCTCGGAATGAAATGATAAGCTTCCATAGGTGGTAAAGTCTTCGTTGCCGTCACTAATCTCGTTATTAGATACGTTTGAACGAGTGTTGAAGTGGCTGTTTCGTTGCCGCTGTGAATGACGGGTAGGATATGAGTCTTGAGCATAGTTTGAGTCGTGCTGAATGTCTCTGTGAGTGTTTCCAAGGGCGGGGTTTGCATGTCGGATGCCAGATAAATCGGTGGTAACGTGGCAACACTCGAATCCAGGAAATTATTGTCTTTGTAATTGCTTGAAGTGGCTAAAATATTTTCCGTTAATGGCTCGCTGCCTGACGGGGAGATTGTGGCTTCGGGAGTGTTCACCAGACTTTTTTCAAACGTAGACGTGACGGTTATGTAACGGGTGTTTTTCACGTTGCCGGCCTGCAAAAAGCCAACAGATGGTTAATGAAATATCACACACTGGAGgggaaaaacgagaagaaaatagagaatatttttggttaaaacaGCGTTAACTATCTTGTTTTATAAACAGAAACAAtcgtttaaaaaagaaaaatcaattGTAACAATTTCTTTgcacattttgttttattatcccggcgcctccaccaaaattgCGCCTCTTAacacttgaattttttacgcTAAAATCGTCCCTAATATGGCACCTTGACCTTAGCTGTGTTTTTATTACCTGGAAGGTGAAGGGTGACTTGATGGTGGCAATCTCGTAATAGATATCTTTAAAATCCGGCGGCGTGGAAATTTCCACCTTGAGCGTTTCGAGCGGGAACGGCGTGTCGAGTTTATTTTCGGTGGAGCTTTGATCGTCAATAATTGAAGCAATTGATTCGGATCCTTCGAGTCCGTCGACGTCGTCGGACCTCGCTTGGGGCGTAACGACGTCGTTGAGTGCCGGAGACACGTCTTGCAGCGTCGTCGGCGTCGTTCCGAGCGTCTCGTTACCGGAGTCATTGTCGTCGTTTTGCTTCCTGATGGTAACGCGAGGCTTGGGTGTCGTCTTGTATTGCCATCTGCCAGGAGAGCGATTCAATTTGAACTTGTAGAGGCTTGTAGACGCGGAGATTTGCTCCACGGTCGAGGTCTGCACTTTGGGCTTGTAGCCGCGGCGGCTGTAGCCCCCCGAGCTCGAGGGCTCGGTGCTGGGGCGCTGCTGCTTGCGGCGGTTCTGGTAGCGCTTGTTCGACGAGGTCGTTGCTTCTTCACTGTGTACAGAAGGGCGTGATGTTGTAGTTTTTCTGCTACTCCGACCGTATTTGTGAGGTCTGTGTGAGGTGTTGTgtctgtattttatttacaagtgTTAGTGCCGTGTGCTCATGCAATCGTGCATTTGAAATATTCATAGCGGTTGCACATTTTGGGATGCCGGATGGAAAACGCCGAACAAATTAATTAGGAATTGCGAGGAATATTTACTAAACAACATTTCATACACATTTACAACTGAATTTAAAAGCATTACATACAATTTACTTTCCAATATAGAATTATTCAGAGTTTAAAATTGCTGTTTCAAGAGTAATATATCGGAATTCACAGTAAATTACAACCAGTATTTCGACCACACCGCATTTTATTTCatcaaatacaaaattttgttatcgtGACCATAATGTCTTAACACGTTATACTGAATTCTTGCGTACAAATTTCGCGTACTTTTGGTTTTATTCCTACGCACAGttgtcaaaattaattgccaatttttaatttacgatTTTACACCGTGGCGCTTCATAATTTCGTGTCAGAGCCGGCAAAAAACATTATCGATATAAACAAAACCGTTTCTTCCGTTTGCAATTAAACCGAatgaatatttcaaattttcataCATTGGAATTTTTAGTGGATCACCGAATGCACGCTGCCATTATCGcaggtaattaaatttacagaCTGTATGGAATGtcaataattaaaagttaacagTAATTGCCATtccaatttttgatttaccgCCCGAGCAACGCGCACTCGTTGGATGCATCCACTCCAACTCACTTGGAATTCCTCGCTTGGTTCCGTGTCCGTTGCGATTTCTTCTTGGCATGTTGCACTTCCTCGCTCTCCTCCTCGTCCTCCTTCTGTCTGTTTTTGAAGCGCGGCTTGAAAGTGGGCCCTGCCGGCTTCCTCGTCGATTTGATGGAATTCGACGATTCCGCCGCTACAATCGTCTCCTCGATGGAGCCCGCGGGAGTTGGCTCCAAATGCCGATGATGCTTGCCTTTCCCCAACGAAGGGGCGGCTGTTTTGAGAATTCGCAACGTCGGCGACGGACTGATCTTGGCTTTCTGCGGATTGTGGATGTGCGAGGTGCTCTGGAGGACTTGGGCGTATTTTCCAGAGATGTAGGTCCCAATCACGCTAGTCTCGTGGATAGTCGTCGTGCCGTCCTTTACGACAGTTCCTCCTAATTTCGTGACTAATCCCGTCGGGTGTAATGAGTCCGGACGTTTGTTTTTTGGCTCAGAAGTCCGAGGCTTGAGATGGAACTTTGAGCTGGGTTTCAGGTTGATGACTTTGTAGGTTTCTTCAACAACTTCGGACGGCTGACGGGACAGGAAGTCATACTCGGGCTCGGCGATGTTGTTGCCGAGGATAACCGCCGGCTCCTCTTCGGTTTTAACCGATACAACGCTACTAATCGCCTTTTGCGAACTTGTGACAATCTCGACTTTACTGGAAAGCACCGGAGGACCACTCACGACCTCCACTTTTGTTATAATACTCGGGGAAACTTTCGTACTCGGTTTGTCCTGACTTGAGGTCTTAACTTCGACTTTACTCGAAATTATTTTGGCTTCAGTCTTGCTCGGTTTTATTGTGACTGGTTCTTTTTTCGCGATTGGACTCGTATCGATTACGCTGTTCGAGGATTCTTCTTTTGGCGATTCTGGAACTGGGAAATTGTAACTTTGTTTCCTCTCAAATTCACAATACCTGAAACAGCGGCGCTTTGTGGCGAGAAAACCATGACAGTGTTTCCGATTGTAGTGGTAAAGTCGAGGAAGCCATAGACAGTTTGAGTGACGTAATTTCCCTGATTAACTGCTGGGGGGAGGGAGACTGACGAGGGATTGACGAAGACGGGACCATCCGATGAAACGAAATTCACTGAAAATATCaatctttttaattatacCGGCGGAAATGTTGCACGATATTTCCGAGAAAAGTTTATGAAATATGAGCGACGGAAGTTTGCCCGTTTTCATAGCTCTGGAGAACCATTTAAGAAGTTTACTTTTATATAAGCTCCATACAATCACTATAAACTCGCAGTGTTCATTAAGACGGCTTTGTAATCGGGAAATAGTGGGGGAAGCGCTCAGTCAATTATAATCGAGTGGGCTGGGCGCAAGTGGTGGGGACAAAGCTACAAATAAAGAGGTCGCGTTTAATAGCGGTCAGTCCAGCAAATCGTGTTGTCAATCATTTCAGCTCCAAACATCGTGTTTAAATATCTGTCACGGGTTTGTTAAATTTGCTCATTAACTTTGAATGAGCCGATGAAAAATGTTCTCCATTCCGTTCGGGAATTCAAAGATATGAAATCagtttatgaaatatttattcgTAGCGctatcatttttaaattgggATTTCTCTTTGAACCTCAATCAAGAATCGCAAAAAAGCGTAAAAGCCGTGCTTTCACTATTGAAACGGAACAAATTATCCGCTTTTCAGATATTGTTTTATGTCTAGATAAGCTGAAAACTATCAACTTTTCCTGTTATTCCATTCGGCTTCCAGTCGGCTGCATCTCATTTGTCCTAAAAACTCGCATGCGGCTTAAATCTCTTCCGCTCCGATTCGATGGCAAAACTTTGTTCCTTATCATAACCGTTAGTTTCAGTGTTCGTAAATAAaatcgttaattttttaatcacgaCCGGATTAAGCTTTTAGCGAAGGAAAAGTTCGAGAGTGCCATCGCTCGACTAGAAAAATCGAGGGGCGGCATTATGAGCTTAAccaaataattcaatttag
The sequence above is a segment of the Tribolium castaneum strain GA2 chromosome 9, icTriCast1.1, whole genome shotgun sequence genome. Coding sequences within it:
- the LOC663093 gene encoding mucin-17 isoform X3 encodes the protein MDRRLFSLVCCLFTVNFVSSDGPVFVNPSSVSLPPAVNQGNYVTQTVYGFLDFTTTIGNTVMVFSPQSAAVSVPESPKEESSNSVIDTSPIAKKEPVTIKPSKTEAKIISSKVEVKTSSQDKPSTKVSPSIITKVEVVSGPPVLSSKVEIVTSSQKAISSVVSVKTEEEPAVILGNNIAEPEYDFLSRQPSEVVEETYKVINLKPSSKFHLKPRTSEPKNKRPDSLHPTGLVTKLGGTVVKDGTTTIHETSVIGTYISGKYAQVLQSTSHIHNPQKAKISPSPTLRILKTAAPSLGKGKHHRHLEPTPAGSIEETIVAAESSNSIKSTRKPAGPTFKPRFKNRQKEDEEESEEVQHAKKKSQRTRNQARNSNEEATTSSNKRYQNRRKQQRPSTEPSSSGGYSRRGYKPKVQTSTVEQISASTSLYKFKLNRSPGRWQYKTTPKPRVTIRKQNDDNDSGNETLGTTPTTLQDVSPALNDVVTPQARSDDVDGLEGSESIASIIDDQSSTENKLDTPFPLETLKVEISTPPDFKDIYYEIATIKSPFTFQAGNVKNTRYITVTSTFEKSLVNTPEATISPSGSEPLTENILATSSNYKDNNFLDSSVATLPPIYLASDMQTPPLETLTETFSTTQTMLKTHILPVIHSGNETATSTLVQTYLITRLVTATKTLPPMEAYHFIPSKTLKEFNSHLDEAGSELHLELEFGDQNDQDDEGQLKRSFPPDLDLAKVGSDFDISDVDKSKLPEIQKAKTGKSKPVLSEPQTPALNPDQLQQLALLRLLNPAAAQGQVITTSKPVLKIETVYESHVIPIVNGGNTVLSTLSKVLGTVTKTDFEFGTSTLAPPALPIPPIPPVNPLFPAAQFAVTSSPVVQSTLVTQTDSKVLKLTFGAKTAYTTIFSTKVVPSLVTTYMTASVPVQPTAFPGFFPAPYPGYPFVG